The proteins below come from a single Anguilla rostrata isolate EN2019 chromosome 3, ASM1855537v3, whole genome shotgun sequence genomic window:
- the LOC135250898 gene encoding helix-loop-helix protein 2-like, translating to MMLSPDQPGADLPWGQSDTESVLHDIKIGCVSDEPMDGEGKTRTLVPQTLSREEKRRRRRATAKYRSAHATRERIRVEAFNVAFAELRKLLPTLPPDKKLSKIEILRLAICYISYLNHVLDV from the coding sequence ATGATGCTGAGTCCAGATCAACCTGGTGCCGACCTCCCTTGGGGCCAGTCCGACACTGAATCGGTCCTCCACGACATCAAAATTGGCTGTGTCTCCGATGAGCCGATGGATGGAGAGGGGAAGACGAGGACCCTCGTTCCACAGACTCTGAGCAGGGAAGAGAAGCGACGGAGGCGGCGTGCGACCGCAAAATACCGCTCTGCTCACGCTACCCGCGAGCGCATCCGCGTCGAAGCCTTCAATGTGGCCTTCGCCGAACTGAGGAAGTTGCTGCCGACCCTTCCGCCTGACAAGAAGCTTTCCAAAATCGAAATTCTTAGGCTTGCCATTTGCTACATCTCCTATCTCAACCACGTTTTGGACGTTTAG